The genomic interval CCGTCATCATGCGGGGCAAAAGGGGCACACCGTGGCGGTAGAGCACGTTCGCCGCGCGGTACACGAGAAGTGCAAAGATGCCCGGATACGTGAGGATGACCTCGTCGCACCCCGTCGCGGCCGGATCGCCATTCACGGTCTCGGTGATGTCCTCGTACACGAGGCTCTGAAGTTGAGGGAGATATTCGATGTACACGTCCGCCGTCTCCCAGGCCCGCTTTTGCGTGTCGGCCGTCCCGGAGGACAAACAGGACTGGTACGTCGCCCGGTGCACCTGTTCGGCGAGCTCAGCGCGCAGGCGGTCCAGGGTATGGGAAAGGTGTTTGCCACCTTCAGCATCGAAGTAGTTGGGCAAAATGGCCGCGCGCGTCCACTCGATGATCTCTCGGATGGCCCGCGGCTCCGGATGACAGATGCGCCCTTTGAACATGCAGACGCTCTGCTGCAGCAGATGACTCGCAATTGCTTGGGTGTCCATGCCGATCTCGTCTCCCCTCGCCAGCGGCAGTCGCGCTTCGAAAGACAGTATACACCTGTGGCGGATCGCAAAAAACTCTGTATACCTTAAGGCATAATAGGAATTTTGCCGTCCGCGCGGCCGCCTTCCCCGACTTCACTTTGTTCCCATCGGCCGCAGATTACGCTATGCTCGAATTGGAACGCACGATAGAGAGAGGAGTCGTGACACGTTGGATGCCATTCGCGAGGTCGAGAGCTACCTGGAGCGGGAGCGCGACGCGCTGCTCGAGGAACTGAAGGAACTCTTGTCCATCCCAAGCGTGAGCGCCTTGAGCGAACACCGCGGCGACGTCAGGCGCGCGGCGGAGTGGATTGCCGAGCGGCTGAAGTCCGCCGGCTTCGAACATGTGGAACTCATGGAGACGGGCGGCCACCCGCTCGTGTACGCCGATTGGCTCCACGCGGACGGCAGGCCCACCGTGCTCGTCTACGGCCACTACGACGTGCAGCCCGTCGATCCCGTCGAGCTCTGGGAGTCGCCGCCGTTCACGCCGACCGTTCGCGGCAACAAGCTGTACGCGCGGGGCGCGAGCGACGACAAGGGCCCCACGTTTCTGCACATCGCCGTCCTCTCCGCCATGCTGAAGGTGCAGGGGCGCCTGCCCGTGAACGTGAAGTTCTGCATCGAGGGCGAGGAGGAGGTGGGTTCCGCCCACCTGCACAGCTTCCTCGAGCGGACGCGGGACAAGTTCCGGGCGGATCTCGTCCTCATCTCCGACACCACCCTGGTGGGGCCCAACCAGCCCGCCGTCGTGTACGGCCTGCGCGGCCTTGCCGCGGCGCAGATCGACGTCCGCACCGCCGCGTCGGACCTCCACTCGGGCCTGTACGGCGGCGCCGTGCCGAATGCCGCCCGGTCCGTGGCCGAGATCGTCGCGAGCTTCCACCGGCCGGACGGCACCGTGGCCGTCGAGGGCTTTTACGATCGCGTCCGCCCGCTCACCGAAGCCGAACGGGAGGAGTTCGCCAAGCTGGGGCACGACGAAGGCGAACTCAAGCGCTCCCTGCAGCTCGCGGATCTCTGGGGCGAGCCCGGATACACCGCGCTCGAGCGGATGTGCGCGCGGCCGACGCTCGAAGTGAACGGCATCTGGGGCGGCTTCCAGGGCGAAGGCACGAAGACCGTCATCCCCTGCGAGGCGCACGCGAAGATCACGTGCAGGCTCGTGCCGGATCAAGACCCGCAGGAGATCCTGGACCTCGTTGAACGGCACGTGCAAGCGCACGCGCCGAAGGGTGCGCGCGTCACGTTCGTGCGCCAGGACGGCGGCAAGCCGTACGTCGCGCCCTACGATCACCCGGCGCTTCAGCTCGCGGCTTCCGCCTACGAGCACGCGTACGGCCAAAAGGCCGTGTTCACGCGCATGGGCGGCTCCATCCCCGTGGTGGAGACGTTCTCGACGCTCCTGCACATCCCCATCGTGATGATGGGCTTCAGCCTGAACGACGAGAACTTCCACGCGCCCAACGAGCACTTCTCGCTCGACAACTTCGACAAAGGCCTGCGGACGCTGACGTACTACTACCACCAGCTGCCCGCGGCCATGAGCGGTCACTGAACCGGCGCACGCAAACAGGCGGCCGATCCCGCCGCGGGACTCGGCCGCCTCATCTCATCCGCCTCATCGCTCGAATTGGCGGTTGATCTCCTCTTCCACGTAAGGATTCAGGATGCGGAGGTGCGTGCCCTTCATGCCGAGCGAGCGGCTTTCGATGGTGCCCGCGCTCTCCAGCTTCCGAATGCTGTTGACAATCACCGAGCGCGTCACGCCGTGCTGATCCGCAATCTGGCTGCTCACCACAATGCCCTCTGGCGAGTTGCGAACCGCGTCCAGCAGGTACTTGGCGGCCTGCAGCTCGGAGAAGCTGAGCGATTCCACCGCCAGATGGGCGAGCGCCCGCTGCCGGCTCTCCTCTTCCTTCTGCTGATGCCGGGAGTGCACAATCTCGAGCGCGACGACCGTCGCCGCGTACTCGGCCAGGATCTGGTCGTCCTCGTTGAACGGCCGCTGGGACCTCGCGAACAGAAGCGTGCCCTGGCGCTCGCGCGCCCCGATGATGGGCGTGATCATCAGGTGCTTGGAGCGGAACGACTCGTTCTCCTCAGGGGAGAACACGTAGAGCGGCTTCTTCTGCTCGTCCGTCAGATTTGCAATGGTCTGCTCGATGCGCAGCAGGTGTTTGTTGAAGTCGCCCGGGAACCGCTGTTCCCGCGTCATGATGTTCAGCCACTCCTCGGTCAGCTCGTGCTCCGCGACGCCATAGCCGAGGATCTTGCCCTTGCGCCCCACGATGTACACGTTCGACTGCATGAGGCGGCTCAAAAATTCCGCGACTTCTTGAAATTCCACCTGCTCGTTCGAGCGGTGCAACAGTTGCCCAAGTTCTTGTACCTGTTCCAACAAACTCACAATCTCGTCACCTTGTCCTTCCCCCGGCATCCGCCGGCGTTTTGTACCTTCCCTGACCGCCAGGCCACGAGGGCGGCGGGATCTCCCACGCACTCCGCATTCGCAGAATTGTCTCTGATGTTCAAATTATCACCATAACACAGACAATTTATCCACGCGTAATGAGCTTACTAGACCTTTGTCCACTTGTCAAATGAACAAACTGCGACAAACACGCCGCGCCTACGCGGATGTCTGCCGCAGCTCATCGCCCGCTACGACCAGTTTGCACCAAACACTGGTCATTATGCAAGTGGAGCCAACACACCTTTACGATTTCCCGGATCCGCTCTCGGCGGGCTTCCCGTACAGCCGATCCAAGATGATGCGATATCCGTCCGCTCCATAGTGCAGGCATCTCTTGACGCGGCTGATGGTCGCGGTGCTCGCGCCCGTCGCCTCTTCGATGGCGTGATACGTGGCGCCCTCGCGAAGCATCCGCGCCACGGCAAATCGCTGCGCCAGCGACTCCACTTCCCCCACCGTGCACAGATCCTCGAAAAAGCGGTAGCACTCGTCCTCATTCTGAAGCGCCAGGATGGCGCGGAACAGTTCGCGCACCTCGGATTCGTTCAGCCTCTCGAGCGCCATGTGCTTCATCCTTCACTGCTGTGACGTACCAAAGTCAGTGTAGCAAAATGGCGCTGGGATGACCAGGCGTGGACGCGGCCGGATCGATTTCCTGGGGACGACGGTCCTCTCCAGCGCGGCGCGCTGAACCCTCGACGCTCCGCACGGCCCCGAGCGCAGCTCCTCCGTCGCCGCCGAAGCGCTCAGGATGAACGATTCACGAGGAGCGATGGTTGCTTGGCCTGGCTCGAAACCACGAGCTTGTCCCACATGCCCGCGAGAGCATGCCCGGGAACGGCGCACACGAGCGAATAGTTCCCCGCCCGAGAGGCGGTGAACTCCACGTTTTCCGCCGCGCCCTTCGGGCTTCCCTCCGATGGATTGGATGTTTCGGCACCCGGGAAGGCGAGCAGACTCGAATCGAAGCTGCCGCGGTCGCGATCGCCCTCAGGCACGACCATGGCGCTGTGGGGCGTGAAACTCGCATTCCGGAAATGGACCTCGACCCGCCAGCCCACAGGCACCACGAGCGTCATCTCGCCGTTTGCATACCCGTCGAAATTCATGCCGCCATTTTCACCGCCGTCGCCAGCGACCACCGTCCACTCGACGAGATGGTGGGCAGCGTTCCACGTGGCGAGAGGAGCCAGTGGTTTCGAAGGCTGGGGTGTCGTCGTCCCACATCCCACGGAAACCATTGCCCCTGCGGCCAAGGCCCAAAGACTCCGCGCGCGCATGCTCTTTATCCGCCCCCCCCTACGACAGACCTGTCACGCCCATGGTACCATGCGGCGACCTCGAGCGCACTGCGTTGGACCGCCCGCGGCGCGTACGGAACCGGCGAATATCCAGCTGTTCATGTAGGAGAGGCCGCGTGAAGCTTTACAAATCGGCGAATTCGACGTGATCGGCCGGGCGCGCGCGGCTTAGGCGCGTTGATTCGCGCCAAGCCCAGGCGTATGATGGCGCACGACGGAATGGAACGGCGGCATAACGAGAGGAGGCAGGACATGCGACGCGCGACGAAAATGGGGATGGCCCTCGGGGCCGCGGCGCTTGTGGCGAGTATCGGCGGCGTGTTCGCGGTTCGCGAGGTGCGACAGGCGGGCACGGGTGCCGATGCCCCGCTCGCCCGCGTGCCAGGGCCGCACGGGACCTACACGCCCGTCAGCGCGTTTCAGCCGCGGGTTCCCCAAGGCGCGCGGGTCGACCACTTCACGCTGACCGCCGAGTACCGGACGCTGACGCTTGGGGGCGAGCCCGTCCGCGCCATGACGTTCAACGGCACCGCTCCTGGCCCGCTGCTCGTGGCGCATCAGGGGGACGTGATGGAGGTGACGGTGCAAAACCGCCTGTCCGTCCCACTCACGATTCATTGGCATGGCATCCCCGTCCCGGGCGCCGAAGACGGCGTGCCGGGTGTCACGCAGAACCCCATCCCGCCCGGAGGCTCGTACACCTACGAGTTTGTGGCGACCGAGGCTGGGACGTATTGGTACCATTCACACGAAGCGAGCTTCGAGGAGGTCGGCCTGGGACTCTACGGCGCCATCGTCATCTTGCCCAAGCACGCGCTGTATCCGGCCCAGCGCGACTACACGCTGGTCCTGCACGAATGGCCGAACGCGTCCACCGCCAAGGCCATGATGGCGAACCTCGCCTCCGGCGCCCGGGATGCGGGCTCCAACGGTGGCACGATGAGCGAAGGCATGATGAACGGGGCGGGGACGATGGGCGGCATGGGCATGATGGGATCGGCCGCGCAGAACTCTGAGGGCGCCTGGGGCTCCATGCAACACGTGCTGCCGGGGCCTCCCCTCCGCACGGGCACATTCGCGCCGACAACCGACGACTACGCAGCCCTCGACGAAATGGCGGGCATGTATGGCGCCTTCACGGTGAATCAGAACGCGGACGGCACCACCCTCTTGCCCGCGAAGCCCGGCCAACTCGTCCGCCTCCGCATCGTGAACAGCGGCAACATGACGC from Alicyclobacillus acidocaldarius subsp. acidocaldarius DSM 446 carries:
- a CDS encoding serine O-acetyltransferase, which translates into the protein MDTQAIASHLLQQSVCMFKGRICHPEPRAIREIIEWTRAAILPNYFDAEGGKHLSHTLDRLRAELAEQVHRATYQSCLSSGTADTQKRAWETADVYIEYLPQLQSLVYEDITETVNGDPAATGCDEVILTYPGIFALLVYRAANVLYRHGVPLLPRMMTEYAHRVTGVDLHPGATIGRSIMIDHGTGIVVGETAVVGNHVKIYQGVTLGALYFPKDEEGEYQRHVKRHPTVEDYVILYANCTVLGGETVIGHHSVIGSNAWVTQSVLPYSKVIYEAESVVRTRNARS
- a CDS encoding dipeptidase; the protein is MDAIREVESYLERERDALLEELKELLSIPSVSALSEHRGDVRRAAEWIAERLKSAGFEHVELMETGGHPLVYADWLHADGRPTVLVYGHYDVQPVDPVELWESPPFTPTVRGNKLYARGASDDKGPTFLHIAVLSAMLKVQGRLPVNVKFCIEGEEEVGSAHLHSFLERTRDKFRADLVLISDTTLVGPNQPAVVYGLRGLAAAQIDVRTAASDLHSGLYGGAVPNAARSVAEIVASFHRPDGTVAVEGFYDRVRPLTEAEREEFAKLGHDEGELKRSLQLADLWGEPGYTALERMCARPTLEVNGIWGGFQGEGTKTVIPCEAHAKITCRLVPDQDPQEILDLVERHVQAHAPKGARVTFVRQDGGKPYVAPYDHPALQLAASAYEHAYGQKAVFTRMGGSIPVVETFSTLLHIPIVMMGFSLNDENFHAPNEHFSLDNFDKGLRTLTYYYHQLPAAMSGH
- the codY gene encoding GTP-sensing pleiotropic transcriptional regulator CodY — encoded protein: MSLLEQVQELGQLLHRSNEQVEFQEVAEFLSRLMQSNVYIVGRKGKILGYGVAEHELTEEWLNIMTREQRFPGDFNKHLLRIEQTIANLTDEQKKPLYVFSPEENESFRSKHLMITPIIGARERQGTLLFARSQRPFNEDDQILAEYAATVVALEIVHSRHQQKEEESRQRALAHLAVESLSFSELQAAKYLLDAVRNSPEGIVVSSQIADQHGVTRSVIVNSIRKLESAGTIESRSLGMKGTHLRILNPYVEEEINRQFER
- a CDS encoding YerC/YecD family TrpR-related protein, whose translation is MALERLNESEVRELFRAILALQNEDECYRFFEDLCTVGEVESLAQRFAVARMLREGATYHAIEEATGASTATISRVKRCLHYGADGYRIILDRLYGKPAESGSGKS
- a CDS encoding sulfocyanin-like copper-binding protein, whose product is MRARSLWALAAGAMVSVGCGTTTPQPSKPLAPLATWNAAHHLVEWTVVAGDGGENGGMNFDGYANGEMTLVVPVGWRVEVHFRNASFTPHSAMVVPEGDRDRGSFDSSLLAFPGAETSNPSEGSPKGAAENVEFTASRAGNYSLVCAVPGHALAGMWDKLVVSSQAKQPSLLVNRSS
- a CDS encoding multicopper oxidase family protein; translation: MRRATKMGMALGAAALVASIGGVFAVREVRQAGTGADAPLARVPGPHGTYTPVSAFQPRVPQGARVDHFTLTAEYRTLTLGGEPVRAMTFNGTAPGPLLVAHQGDVMEVTVQNRLSVPLTIHWHGIPVPGAEDGVPGVTQNPIPPGGSYTYEFVATEAGTYWYHSHEASFEEVGLGLYGAIVILPKHALYPAQRDYTLVLHEWPNASTAKAMMANLASGARDAGSNGGTMSEGMMNGAGTMGGMGMMGSAAQNSEGAWGSMQHVLPGPPLRTGTFAPTTDDYAALDEMAGMYGAFTVNQNADGTTLLPAKPGQLVRLRIVNSGNMTRLLTLVGAPFRVVALDGHDIANPGWLKGVLLPIGAAERYDVEFRVPPSGAAYLISADPDATARQELRAAIGDPGAWASFPGISAAAIAREPWFDFTDYGRGRLPGETVFRLNQAYQVRYNMKLTVGMSMNGMVYAINGRVFPNIPPIVVHKGDAVLVHIVNDSPYIHPMHLHGHDFQVLTRDGRPVQGSPIFLDTLNVFPGESYDIAFRADNPGLWMFHCHDLEHAASGMDVMVQYAGVTDPYPMNEMSE